CCGGGTATGCCGGCGACGGCGGCGATGCACGAAAGGCCAAATTGAACCGACCGACCGACGTGATCTTCCGCGAGGACCACCACATCTACATCGCCGATTCCGGCAACCATGTCATCCGCAAGGTGGATCCTTTCGGCTTTATCACCACGCTGGTCGGCACCGGCGAACCCGGCACGTCTGCCGATGGCACGCCCGGGCCCCAGGCCCAGCTCGACACCCCGATGGGCATTTATTACGATGAAACTACCTTCACGCTCTATATAGCGGATACCCATAACCATCTGATCAAACGTATCAAAGATCGATAAACGACACTAACCTATGAAACGCTCTCCTTTTCGTCAGTTGATCCTTCTCGCGGCCGTGGCCGTCCTGTCTGTTGGTTGCGAACATGTCGACGCGGATAACGGCGACGAACTCGATTGCAACACTCCGTTCGTCGCCAGCGATTATCCGGCCGCGACGGTATCGTTCAATAACGACATCAAGCCGATCCTGGCCGCGAACGCCTGCAGTTCGATCTTTTGCCATGGCGGCGAGAAGCCCCCGTCGAACTTCTCGGTGAAGACCGCCACCGATATCCTCGGGCCCGGCAACGAAGCGTTGCAGCTCGAGGAGTGCAACGTGACCCGCGGCAAGCCGGAAGAGAGCTACCTCATCAAGAAACTCGAAGGCGCCGCCGGCATCATCGGCGAACGCATGCCGTTCGGCGGCGGCCCGATCGACCCGACCCAGCTTGAGACGATCCGCCAGTGGATCATCGAAGGCGCCCGGGACAATTGATCGCGATCGATCGGGCAACGCCATGAAAGCGTCTGCACATCGCTTCGCGCTCGCCGGCTTATTCGTCGCCGTAGGGCTCCTCGGGATTGCCCTGAGCCCCCGAGGAGCCGCGGCGCAGGCCTGGACGATGCCCCGGGGGGCGTCATACACGAAGCTCTCCTACGGGATGAGCACGGCCGGCTTCCAGTACACGTTCGACGGCCGCCGGACGGATTTTATCGACGGCCTCCCCGGCGATACGTTCAAGGACCGGAGTCTGTACCTGTACAGCGAGATCGGGCTGTTTAAGAACGCGACGCTGGTCCTGAACGTCCCCTACAAACGCATTTTCGTGCGCGACCACGCATTTCGCTTTCGCGTGTTCGCGTTCGGCACCGCCCAGGTCGGGCTTCGCGTGGGGCTGCTCCCGCTGCTCGGCATCGGCCCGTCGGCGCACGCGCTCTCCATCACCGGCACCCTGGGGCTCCCGACGGGCTACACGCGCAACTACGCCCCGAGCGTCGGGGCCGGCCAGATGGACGGCCAGCTCGCCCTCAGCTACGGGATCAGCATGTGGCCCTTCCCGGGCTATGCACAGGTTGGCGCCGGCGTGCGCTACCGCTCGTCGATCTTCAGCCTCTCCGGCGTGACGGTATGCCAGCCGGGAAACGACATCGACTGCATCGCCGACCGCAAGCCGACCTACGGCAGCGAGATGCTATACTCCGGCGAGATCGGTTTCACCCCCTTGCGCGGCGCGCTGCTGATCCAGGCGCTGGCCGGCGCAATCTGGTCCATCGACGCCCCGACCGTCGGGTTCTCCGCCCTCAACCCGATCCCCACGCATCAGCGGGCCCTCAAAATCGGTGCGGGCTTCGGCATCTATCCGTTTCGCCTCCTGAACGTCCCCTTCCTCGCTCCCCTCGGCGTCAGCGCCCAGTACTACCGGACGCCGTACGGACAGAACACCATCGACTCGCGGGACCTCTTCCTGGGTTTCGACTACCGTTTCACTGCAAGCAAAAAGTAACCCTGTCATGAAAACACTGCGCTACGGAAGCCCCCTGCTTATCGCGGCGATGCTGCTCGCCTCAGGCTGCGACCTCTTCAAAAACGACGAGGAGCCGGAAGTGGCGACGATCGCGTTCCACATCGATAACGTGGTCGGCGGTCGCAACCTCGCGCTCAACACCGGCAGCTACACGAACGCCGCCGGCCAGCCCTTCAGCGTCTCGCTCCTCGAGTACATCGTCACCGACATCGCCCTCCACCAGGCGGACGGCACGGTGGTCGACCTCGAGGCCGCCCATTACTGCAACGAAGCCGACGCCGCCACCCACGAGCTGCACGAAATCGAGATCCCGGCCGGCGCCTACACGGCGCTCACGTTCACGTTCGGCGTGAAAGAAGACGAAAATACGTTCGGCATGCTGCCCAACACGACCGAGTTCGCGAACATGATGTGGCCGATGATGATGCCGATGGGCGACGGCGTGACGGATCGATACCACTACATGCGCTTCGAAGGCGCCTATGGGGATCAGGGCCAGACCTTCCGGATTCACGCCGGCCCGTCCGGCGGCGGCGACTACTCGTTCGACGTGTCCCTGCCGCTCGCCATGGATGTCGAAAGCGGGGCGGATGTCCACATGCACGTCAACATGAACGTCGACCAGTGGCTGACCGGCCCGAACACCTGGAATTTCGACGACTTCGGGATGATCATGGGCAACCCCGCGGCGCAGTCGCTCGTGCAGGCCAACGGCTCCACGGTCTTTACGCTCGGCGATGTGCATTTCTAGCATCGCCGCCGCTGGCGGCAATAGGTACAGGTTGCAAGTTCCAGGTTCCAGGTGATCTGAGCGTGAGAAGGACAGCGCACATAGGGTTGATGGCCATCCTGTCTCTGGCGGGATGTGAGATCTTGGGTGGTCCGGATTCTCCAACACCGTACGCCCTCGATATCCCTGCATCCTTTCCCGAGGCCACCCTTCCCGCCGACAACCCCATGACGCGGGAAGGCGTGGCGCTCGGCGAGCGGTTGTTTTTCGATCCGATCCTCTCGATCGACAGCACGGTCGCCTGCGGTTCGTGCCA
The sequence above is a segment of the Rhodothermales bacterium genome. Coding sequences within it:
- a CDS encoding MbnP family protein; the encoded protein is MKTLRYGSPLLIAAMLLASGCDLFKNDEEPEVATIAFHIDNVVGGRNLALNTGSYTNAAGQPFSVSLLEYIVTDIALHQADGTVVDLEAAHYCNEADAATHELHEIEIPAGAYTALTFTFGVKEDENTFGMLPNTTEFANMMWPMMMPMGDGVTDRYHYMRFEGAYGDQGQTFRIHAGPSGGGDYSFDVSLPLAMDVESGADVHMHVNMNVDQWLTGPNTWNFDDFGMIMGNPAAQSLVQANGSTVFTLGDVHF